The following proteins come from a genomic window of Myroides odoratus DSM 2801:
- a CDS encoding AMP-dependent synthetase/ligase, which produces MMNPTRLFDIPYFQHEHFPLEDALVTKVNGVWEKTSSASYLQKANALSRALLRLGVQPNDKIAVISSNNQTKWNLLDIGILQIGAQNIPIYPTIAPEDYHFILSHSEATYCVVSDQEIYDKLMSVIDQLPLIKAVYSFDTIAGCKNLDELFELGADESNQEQVEQRKAAVTPDDLATLIYTSGTTGKPKGVMLSHNNILSNVLGSSERVPFTREQHFKALSFLPLCHVFERMLIYLYQYSGVGIYYAESIDKMGENMKEVKPNVMTVVPRLLEKVYDKIFATGSALTGIKKSIFFWALELGFKYQPYNRGFFYNLQLGIARKLVFKKWQEALGGEMKIIVSGSAALQPRLSRVFNAAGIPVMEGYGLTETSPVIAVNDERNKSMKIGTVGKPLSNVVVKIAEDGEILCKGPNVMLGYYKDEERTKEELKDGYFHTGDIGTIDEEGFLKITDRKKEMFKTSGGKYVAPQIIENTLKQSRFIEQIMVIGEGEKMPAALIQPNFEFVREWAKRKNIALGNTNEELIQNEQVRQRIEKEVEFVNRKFGKWEQVKKFELTPDVWSIDNGQLTPTLKLKRRVILEIYKDLYEKIYRE; this is translated from the coding sequence ATGATGAATCCAACTAGACTTTTTGATATACCTTATTTCCAACATGAACATTTTCCTTTGGAAGATGCGCTGGTAACCAAAGTTAACGGTGTTTGGGAAAAGACGTCATCCGCCAGTTACCTTCAAAAGGCCAATGCTTTATCTAGAGCCCTTTTGAGATTAGGTGTTCAACCCAATGATAAAATTGCAGTCATCTCTAGTAACAACCAAACCAAATGGAATCTATTGGACATTGGTATTCTACAGATTGGCGCTCAAAATATTCCCATTTACCCAACGATTGCTCCGGAGGACTATCACTTCATCTTAAGTCATTCTGAAGCAACGTATTGTGTGGTATCGGATCAGGAAATCTACGATAAATTAATGTCTGTTATTGATCAATTACCTTTGATCAAGGCCGTCTATTCTTTTGATACTATTGCTGGATGTAAAAATCTCGATGAATTATTTGAATTAGGAGCAGATGAATCCAATCAAGAACAAGTAGAACAACGCAAAGCAGCAGTGACTCCTGATGACTTAGCAACTTTAATTTATACCTCTGGAACAACGGGAAAACCCAAAGGAGTTATGCTTTCACACAACAATATACTTTCCAATGTATTGGGTAGTAGTGAGCGTGTACCTTTCACCAGAGAACAACACTTCAAAGCATTAAGTTTCTTGCCTTTATGTCACGTTTTTGAGCGAATGTTGATCTATTTATATCAATATAGCGGTGTAGGTATTTACTATGCTGAATCCATTGATAAAATGGGTGAGAATATGAAAGAAGTGAAGCCTAATGTAATGACTGTTGTACCTCGTCTTTTAGAGAAAGTGTACGACAAAATTTTTGCAACAGGTTCTGCATTAACAGGCATAAAAAAGAGTATTTTCTTCTGGGCTTTAGAGCTTGGATTCAAATATCAACCTTATAACCGCGGGTTCTTTTACAACTTACAATTGGGTATCGCCCGTAAATTAGTATTCAAGAAATGGCAAGAAGCCTTGGGCGGAGAGATGAAGATCATCGTTTCGGGAAGTGCTGCTTTACAACCTCGTTTATCCCGTGTATTTAATGCCGCTGGAATTCCTGTAATGGAAGGATATGGATTAACAGAAACCTCTCCTGTGATTGCAGTAAATGACGAGCGAAACAAATCCATGAAAATTGGAACTGTTGGAAAGCCACTAAGTAATGTGGTCGTTAAAATTGCGGAAGATGGTGAAATTCTATGTAAAGGACCTAATGTTATGTTAGGGTATTACAAAGATGAAGAACGTACCAAAGAGGAGTTAAAAGACGGATATTTCCATACAGGTGATATTGGAACCATTGATGAAGAAGGATTCTTGAAGATTACCGATCGTAAAAAAGAAATGTTCAAAACCTCTGGAGGGAAATATGTAGCACCACAAATCATTGAAAACACCCTGAAACAATCGCGTTTCATCGAGCAAATCATGGTTATTGGAGAAGGAGAAAAAATGCCAGCAGCGTTGATTCAGCCAAACTTTGAATTTGTAAGAGAATGGGCGAAGCGCAAAAATATTGCATTGGGGAATACCAATGAAGAGTTGATCCAAAATGAACAAGTACGTCAACGTATCGAGAAAGAAGTAGAATTTGTAAACCGCAAATTTGGTAAGTGGGAACAAGTGAAAAAATTCGAATTGACACCAGATGTATGGAGTATTGACAATGGACAATTAACCCCTACATTAAAATTAAAACGAAGAGTTATTTTGGAAATCTACAAAGATTTATACGAAAAGATTTATAGAGAATAA
- a CDS encoding DinB family protein encodes MNQVDITKELVEKYSEFVQRIHQLSEEAYLFHPSSGKWNAAQHLKHLVLAVQPLVYVYTLPVATIEAKFGRAERRNQTYEELKAAYLVKLKEGGKAPEQFVPQEEITESKEALTEQLMALISQYNAAILKLTTADFESLQIPHPLLGLITLKEMAYNASYHVEHHYNGLQLAVNG; translated from the coding sequence ATGAATCAAGTAGATATAACGAAAGAACTAGTTGAAAAATACAGTGAATTTGTACAGCGTATCCATCAACTATCCGAGGAAGCATATCTTTTTCACCCTTCATCAGGAAAGTGGAATGCAGCCCAGCATTTGAAACATTTGGTTTTAGCAGTACAACCTTTGGTTTATGTTTATACATTGCCAGTAGCGACTATTGAGGCAAAATTTGGACGTGCAGAACGACGCAACCAAACTTATGAGGAGCTAAAGGCAGCTTATTTAGTGAAATTGAAAGAAGGAGGGAAGGCACCTGAACAATTTGTACCTCAAGAGGAAATTACGGAATCTAAAGAAGCGCTAACGGAACAATTGATGGCGTTAATCTCACAATACAATGCAGCTATTTTAAAATTAACAACAGCTGATTTTGAGAGCTTGCAAATCCCTCATCCTTTATTGGGATTGATTACGTTAAAGGAAATGGCTTATAATGCAAGTTATCACGTAGAACATCACTATAATGGTTTACAGTTAGCAGTGAACGGTTGA
- a CDS encoding class I SAM-dependent methyltransferase — translation MKPELNYIEINRNSWNNRTETHIQSDFYDVEGFKKGKSSLNEIELNLLGDIKGKKILHLQCHFGQDTISLNRLGAEVTGVDLSDEAIKKAKELAEETGSTAQFVCCDIYDLPNHLNEKFDIVYTSYGVIGWLPDMDKWANVVATFLKPGGHFVFVEFHPVVWMFDDDFTKVGYNYFNAAAIVETESGTYADKAADISQSYVCWNHSLSEVMTSLIQNKLTIQGFEEFDYSPYACFQHTVEFEPNKYRIKHLDNKIPMVYSIVAQL, via the coding sequence ATGAAACCAGAATTAAATTATATAGAAATCAATCGAAACTCATGGAATAATCGTACGGAGACACATATACAGTCCGATTTTTATGATGTAGAGGGATTCAAAAAAGGAAAGAGTTCTTTAAATGAAATCGAACTCAATTTATTAGGTGATATTAAAGGCAAGAAAATCTTGCATTTACAGTGCCATTTTGGTCAAGATACCATCTCTTTAAATCGACTAGGCGCTGAAGTAACGGGTGTTGATTTATCGGATGAAGCCATTAAAAAAGCCAAAGAATTAGCAGAGGAAACCGGATCAACGGCTCAATTCGTATGTTGTGATATATATGATTTGCCTAATCATTTAAATGAAAAGTTTGATATTGTCTATACGAGTTATGGCGTGATCGGATGGTTACCTGATATGGATAAGTGGGCCAATGTTGTTGCTACTTTTTTAAAACCAGGTGGACATTTTGTATTTGTTGAATTTCATCCTGTGGTATGGATGTTTGACGATGACTTCACGAAGGTAGGATACAATTATTTTAATGCTGCTGCTATTGTAGAAACGGAAAGTGGAACCTATGCAGATAAAGCAGCGGATATTTCGCAGTCGTATGTTTGTTGGAATCATAGTTTGAGTGAGGTGATGACGAGTTTAATTCAAAATAAGTTAACGATTCAGGGCTTTGAAGAATTTGATTATTCTCCTTATGCTTGTTTTCAACATACGGTTGAATTTGAACCGAATAAATACCGCATCAAACACTTGGATAATAAAATTCCAATGGTGTATTCTATTGTAGCTCAATTGTAA
- a CDS encoding S41 family peptidase, producing MFTLKKKLYPALLCAMLSWASIAQEVPANYNFETFKDEEPVGLTNEPVGWIIEGNSLFIPTQDYEIFKEGKSSFALAMHETDEVNPMFSVSKILPNYSGKKLVFSGYIRTVGDETFQVTPVIRIDPMLDFVKLSELITGTNEWQKFEIAVNLRPEQAQQMVIAIQTAGYGVMWLDDFKVTIDGQDVSKAKVAEINFPAKQDKTFDQGSSVVFPALQTNHITNLALLGRVWGFLKYHHPAIAVGKYNWDYELFRFLPEYLAVTSKTERDSLLLKWIDQLGMVKLCETCEDTDSDAILKPNLDWMTTYALSDELQHKIKYIYKNRNQDRHYYVSEAPGIGNAVFTNEEAYENREVPDAGFRLVGLYRFWNVMQYYMPNRHLTDTDWEDVLALHIRPFLEASDRLAYETAVLQLIAEVNDSHTDLWQGSKALNEKRGNRYAPFRVEFILNQLVVTDIYNPELIADIKLEKGDIITHINQERIEQILDRISPYHPGSNRSAQLRDISLFNILRTNEEEVEITYVDRNYKEQHTTIKMYPKNELKSYGWFKPLKGEPSYRFLEDNIGYVTLGNIQDGDVQKIKDTFRNTEGIIIDIRNYPSAFVPFTLGSFFVSETKAFARFSKPNYKNPGEIVFDRVFQVIEPDGEPYQGQVVVLVDERTQSSAEYTAMAFKVGDRVTLVGSQTAGADGNVSSISFPGGLGTYISGLGVYYPDGKETQRIGIVPNLDILKTIHDVRNNVDTFLETGVKVIKGTL from the coding sequence TTGTTTACGCTAAAGAAGAAACTGTATCCCGCACTTTTGTGCGCTATGCTATCATGGGCAAGTATAGCTCAAGAAGTACCTGCAAATTATAATTTTGAAACGTTTAAGGACGAAGAACCAGTAGGACTTACTAATGAACCAGTAGGTTGGATTATTGAGGGAAATAGTCTTTTTATCCCTACTCAAGATTATGAGATTTTCAAAGAAGGAAAATCTTCTTTTGCCTTAGCAATGCATGAAACGGATGAGGTTAACCCTATGTTTTCTGTTTCAAAAATATTGCCAAATTACAGCGGGAAAAAGTTAGTTTTTTCTGGTTATATCAGGACAGTTGGAGATGAAACGTTTCAAGTTACTCCTGTGATACGCATCGATCCCATGTTGGATTTTGTCAAGTTATCTGAATTGATTACAGGAACCAATGAATGGCAAAAATTTGAAATTGCGGTCAACCTTAGACCAGAACAAGCCCAACAAATGGTCATTGCAATCCAAACGGCTGGCTATGGAGTTATGTGGTTGGATGATTTTAAAGTAACCATTGACGGTCAAGATGTTTCAAAAGCAAAAGTAGCAGAGATTAATTTTCCAGCAAAACAAGACAAAACATTTGATCAAGGATCTTCGGTTGTATTTCCAGCCTTACAAACCAATCACATCACTAATCTTGCTTTATTAGGAAGGGTTTGGGGATTCTTAAAATACCATCACCCTGCTATTGCTGTTGGGAAGTATAATTGGGATTATGAACTATTTCGCTTTTTACCCGAGTACTTAGCAGTTACATCCAAAACAGAACGCGATTCCTTGTTGTTGAAATGGATAGATCAGTTGGGCATGGTAAAGTTATGTGAAACTTGTGAGGACACCGATAGTGATGCTATTTTAAAGCCGAATTTAGATTGGATGACCACGTATGCACTTTCAGACGAACTTCAGCACAAAATAAAGTACATTTATAAAAATCGAAACCAAGACAGACATTACTATGTCAGTGAAGCCCCTGGTATAGGCAATGCTGTTTTTACCAATGAGGAAGCATATGAAAATAGGGAAGTACCTGATGCAGGTTTTCGTTTAGTAGGGTTATATCGCTTTTGGAATGTGATGCAGTATTATATGCCGAATCGCCACTTAACAGATACCGATTGGGAAGATGTTTTGGCTTTACACATTCGTCCATTTCTTGAAGCTTCAGATCGCTTAGCTTATGAAACAGCTGTCCTACAGTTGATTGCGGAGGTAAATGATTCTCACACAGATTTATGGCAAGGAAGTAAAGCTTTGAATGAAAAGAGAGGAAATCGATATGCCCCATTTCGCGTGGAATTTATTTTAAACCAATTAGTGGTGACAGATATTTACAATCCCGAATTAATAGCGGATATTAAATTGGAGAAAGGGGACATCATAACCCATATTAATCAAGAGCGTATCGAACAAATTTTAGATCGTATTTCTCCGTATCACCCTGGATCTAACCGCAGTGCTCAACTGAGAGATATTAGTTTGTTTAATATTTTGAGAACGAATGAAGAAGAAGTAGAAATCACCTATGTGGATCGTAACTATAAAGAGCAACACACCACAATAAAGATGTATCCGAAAAATGAGCTTAAGTCTTACGGCTGGTTTAAGCCCTTGAAAGGAGAACCAAGTTATCGCTTTTTAGAGGATAATATTGGGTATGTTACACTTGGCAATATTCAGGATGGTGACGTTCAGAAAATTAAAGATACATTCCGAAATACGGAAGGAATTATAATTGATATTCGCAATTATCCATCTGCTTTTGTACCTTTTACTTTAGGGAGCTTCTTTGTTTCTGAAACTAAAGCTTTTGCGAGGTTTTCTAAACCAAATTACAAGAATCCAGGAGAAATTGTATTTGATCGTGTTTTTCAAGTAATTGAACCAGATGGTGAACCCTATCAAGGACAAGTGGTTGTTTTAGTAGATGAACGTACCCAAAGTTCAGCAGAGTATACCGCGATGGCCTTTAAAGTAGGTGATCGAGTAACGTTAGTTGGGAGTCAAACCGCAGGTGCAGATGGAAATGTTTCATCCATTTCATTCCCTGGAGGGCTAGGGACTTATATTTCGGGCTTAGGTGTATATTATCCTGATGGTAAGGAAACGCAACGTATTGGTATTGTACCGAATTTAGATATACTAAAAACGATACACGATGTACGTAATAATGTAGATACCTTCTTGGAAACAGGAGTGAAGGTGATTAAAGGAACCTTGTAG
- a CDS encoding DoxX family protein translates to MQDLGKFILRLGVGGLMIFHGIHKIIHGHDMIIEQLAAKGYPTWLWLGVPVGEIIAPILLIVGVFTRLSGVLIAFTMVMSMVLVKGGGSFALSATTGGIGAELNVLYLVGALAIAMIGPGSYRLYKGKKGWFI, encoded by the coding sequence ATGCAAGATTTAGGAAAGTTTATTTTACGATTAGGAGTAGGGGGATTGATGATTTTTCATGGGATTCACAAAATTATCCACGGACACGATATGATTATTGAACAATTAGCAGCCAAAGGATATCCTACTTGGTTGTGGTTGGGTGTTCCTGTAGGAGAAATTATTGCACCTATTCTTTTGATTGTAGGCGTTTTTACCCGTTTATCTGGTGTATTAATCGCTTTTACTATGGTCATGTCCATGGTTTTAGTAAAAGGAGGCGGATCATTTGCCCTTAGTGCAACCACAGGTGGAATTGGAGCAGAACTTAATGTATTGTATTTAGTAGGAGCATTGGCAATCGCTATGATTGGACCTGGTTCTTATCGTTTATACAAAGGCAAAAAAGGATGGTTTATTTAA
- a CDS encoding SDR family oxidoreductase, with protein sequence MATKKEQVAYITGGTKGIGKGIAQALLAAGYRVAISGRSLEEVERIARELGTTDQVLALASNVTQYEDEVQAVAKIVEKFGRLDVVIANAGVGIFASIEELSIEDWNTMIDTNLTGVFHTLKASVAQLKQNKGYYISVASLAGINFFATGSGYNASKFGVVGFTQAAMLDLRAYDVKVTTILPGSVTSHFNNHEPNEKDAWKIQPEDIGELVVDLLKMNPRALPSKIEIRPLKTS encoded by the coding sequence ATGGCAACAAAAAAAGAGCAAGTAGCTTATATTACAGGAGGTACAAAAGGTATAGGAAAAGGAATTGCACAAGCATTACTAGCAGCGGGATATCGAGTGGCTATTTCTGGTCGTTCCTTAGAAGAAGTAGAGCGAATAGCTCGCGAATTGGGAACGACGGATCAAGTTTTAGCCCTTGCTTCTAATGTAACACAATATGAAGATGAAGTACAAGCCGTAGCTAAGATTGTTGAAAAATTTGGACGCTTAGATGTGGTGATCGCCAATGCAGGCGTAGGTATTTTTGCTTCGATTGAAGAGCTGTCGATTGAAGATTGGAATACCATGATAGACACCAACCTAACAGGAGTTTTTCATACATTGAAAGCGAGTGTCGCTCAATTGAAACAAAACAAAGGATATTACATCAGTGTAGCGAGTTTAGCAGGGATTAATTTCTTCGCCACAGGAAGTGGGTACAACGCAAGTAAATTTGGTGTGGTAGGATTCACACAAGCGGCTATGCTTGATTTGAGAGCATATGATGTAAAAGTAACAACTATTTTACCTGGTTCTGTGACCAGTCATTTTAATAACCATGAACCCAATGAAAAAGACGCATGGAAAATTCAACCAGAAGATATTGGGGAATTAGTGGTCGATTTATTGAAAATGAATCCACGTGCTTTACCAAGTAAGATTGAAATTAGACCTTTAAAAACAAGTTAA
- a CDS encoding 3-oxoacyl-ACP synthase III family protein, whose protein sequence is MAVKIKGSGSYIPTQVVTNNDFHQFDFCDENGQPLKDSNERVAKKLEQITGIQERRYITSNLTTTDIGTLAAQRAIENAQIDIEKLDYIIFAHNFGDMKYGTDQSDIVPSLAARVKHNLKIQNPNCVAYDVLFGCPGWLQGVIQAYAYMSLGIAKYCLVIGAETLSRVIDLHDRDSMIYADGAGATVLEVTDEPGGIIATKSCSFTADEAYYIHFGESYKKEPQQDTRYIKMLGRKIYEFALTEVPKAMKACLDDSGVDINQIKKIIIHQANEKMDEAIVKRFYELYDKSMPEHIMPMNIQKLGNSSVATLPTLYDMIVNKQLDNHSFEKGDYLLFASVGAGMNINAFVYQV, encoded by the coding sequence ATGGCTGTTAAAATAAAAGGTTCAGGGAGTTATATTCCTACACAAGTTGTGACCAACAACGATTTTCATCAGTTCGACTTTTGCGATGAAAACGGTCAACCTTTGAAAGATTCCAACGAAAGAGTGGCAAAGAAGCTGGAGCAAATTACAGGTATCCAGGAAAGACGCTATATCACTTCCAACTTAACAACCACGGATATTGGTACCCTTGCTGCGCAACGTGCCATTGAAAATGCACAAATAGACATTGAAAAATTAGATTATATCATCTTTGCACACAATTTTGGGGACATGAAATACGGTACCGATCAATCGGATATCGTTCCCAGTTTAGCTGCACGCGTGAAGCACAACCTCAAAATTCAAAATCCCAATTGCGTTGCTTATGACGTGCTTTTTGGATGTCCAGGTTGGTTACAAGGTGTCATTCAAGCTTACGCTTATATGTCATTAGGTATTGCTAAATACTGTTTGGTTATTGGTGCAGAGACGTTATCTCGCGTAATTGATTTACACGATAGGGATTCTATGATTTACGCAGATGGTGCTGGTGCTACAGTATTAGAAGTAACGGATGAACCGGGGGGAATTATCGCAACAAAAAGCTGTAGTTTCACTGCGGATGAGGCTTATTATATTCACTTTGGTGAATCCTATAAAAAAGAACCACAACAGGATACACGTTACATCAAGATGTTAGGCCGTAAAATCTATGAATTTGCCTTGACAGAGGTACCCAAAGCGATGAAAGCTTGTCTGGATGACAGTGGTGTGGACATCAATCAAATCAAAAAAATCATCATCCATCAGGCCAATGAGAAAATGGATGAGGCTATCGTTAAGCGCTTTTATGAGCTATACGACAAAAGCATGCCTGAACATATTATGCCGATGAATATTCAAAAATTAGGAAATAGCAGCGTAGCTACACTTCCTACATTATATGATATGATTGTCAATAAACAATTGGATAACCACAGTTTCGAAAAAGGAGATTATCTCTTGTTTGCTTCTGTTGGAGCAGGAATGAATATTAATGCATTTGTGTATCAAGTGTAA
- the murQ gene encoding N-acetylmuramic acid 6-phosphate etherase translates to MDFIRITEQSSTYDHLEQMSVQELLTNINKEDQLVPLAVEKAIPQIEVAVHKIVEQLKKGGRLFYLGAGTSGRLGILDASECPPTYGVSPDLVIGLIAGGDHAIRHAVENAEDNPNQGWVDLQAYQINDNDFVVGIAASGTTPYVIKALETCQAHQIPTACITCNPNSPLSQVAQYPIEVIVGPEFVTGSSRMKAGTAQKLVLNMISTSTMIQLGRVKGNRMVDMKMTNAKLIQRGIAMLQEELQVSKAEATQLLNQYKSVRSALDHYKL, encoded by the coding sequence GTGGATTTTATCAGAATTACGGAACAATCTTCTACGTATGATCATTTAGAGCAAATGTCTGTTCAAGAACTATTGACGAATATCAACAAAGAGGATCAGCTAGTTCCGTTAGCTGTTGAAAAGGCTATTCCTCAGATAGAAGTTGCCGTTCACAAAATTGTGGAGCAACTCAAAAAAGGGGGGCGTTTATTTTATCTTGGCGCGGGAACCTCAGGTCGATTAGGGATTTTAGATGCTTCAGAATGTCCGCCTACTTATGGTGTTTCTCCTGATTTAGTTATTGGATTAATTGCTGGTGGTGATCATGCTATTCGCCATGCAGTAGAAAATGCAGAAGATAACCCCAATCAAGGATGGGTGGATTTACAAGCTTATCAAATCAACGACAATGACTTCGTCGTTGGGATTGCCGCTTCTGGAACAACACCCTATGTCATCAAAGCTTTAGAAACTTGTCAAGCCCATCAAATTCCAACCGCGTGTATCACGTGTAATCCCAATAGTCCATTGAGTCAAGTAGCACAATACCCTATCGAAGTGATTGTAGGTCCAGAATTTGTCACAGGCAGCTCCCGCATGAAAGCTGGAACAGCTCAAAAATTGGTGCTCAATATGATCTCTACCTCTACTATGATTCAATTGGGAAGGGTAAAAGGCAATCGCATGGTAGATATGAAAATGACCAATGCCAAATTAATTCAACGTGGTATTGCTATGCTACAGGAAGAATTACAAGTGAGTAAAGCAGAAGCGACTCAACTATTAAATCAATACAAAAGTGTCCGTTCGGCACTAGATCATTATAAATTATAA
- a CDS encoding DUF6095 family protein yields the protein MEPQGTNRKVLQKGVKYLAITLPLLFLGPIVIHSSLKNQANPFFIPVFALGCIICLSSMFLLFKGINTIMKSLFGK from the coding sequence ATGGAACCTCAAGGTACAAATCGAAAAGTATTACAAAAAGGAGTTAAATATCTTGCTATTACACTGCCTTTATTGTTTCTTGGCCCCATTGTAATTCACAGCTCGTTAAAAAATCAGGCTAATCCGTTTTTTATACCAGTCTTTGCATTAGGATGTATCATTTGTTTATCTTCTATGTTTTTACTTTTTAAAGGTATTAACACCATTATGAAATCATTATTTGGGAAATAA
- a CDS encoding TerC family protein encodes MEIFLTADAIVAFITLTFLEIVLGIDNVIFISIVTGKLPEEKRKKATKIGLFLAMFMRIGLLFAITWLIKMKATLFSVDWGWFSANFNGQALILLAGGIFLIYKSTKEIHEKVAHVQVAEDVSSTPNAKQIATKSFGNILVQILLIDLIFSVDSILTAVGMTNGVEGALYIMIAAVIVSVAVMMIFAVPVGTFVNNNPSIQILALSFLILIGFMLTTESMHLSDAKLAGQDVGAVPKGYLYFAIAFSLVVEFINMRIRKRGNKQ; translated from the coding sequence ATGGAAATTTTTTTAACAGCTGACGCTATCGTAGCGTTTATTACATTAACCTTCTTAGAAATTGTTCTAGGAATTGACAACGTCATTTTTATTTCCATTGTGACGGGGAAACTCCCAGAAGAAAAAAGAAAAAAAGCGACTAAAATCGGTTTGTTTTTAGCGATGTTTATGCGAATAGGTTTGCTATTTGCTATCACGTGGCTAATCAAAATGAAAGCAACACTCTTTAGTGTCGATTGGGGTTGGTTCAGTGCTAATTTCAATGGTCAGGCCCTTATTTTATTAGCAGGAGGAATCTTTCTAATTTACAAGTCCACCAAGGAGATACACGAAAAAGTGGCCCATGTTCAGGTAGCAGAAGATGTTAGTTCTACGCCCAATGCTAAGCAAATTGCTACAAAATCATTTGGAAATATTCTCGTTCAAATCTTATTGATTGACTTGATTTTCTCTGTAGATAGTATCCTTACTGCCGTAGGTATGACCAATGGTGTGGAAGGCGCTTTGTACATTATGATTGCAGCAGTAATTGTTTCTGTAGCGGTTATGATGATTTTTGCTGTTCCTGTTGGAACCTTTGTCAACAATAACCCTTCGATTCAAATCTTAGCCCTATCGTTCCTTATTCTAATTGGATTTATGCTTACTACAGAAAGTATGCACTTATCTGACGCGAAATTAGCAGGACAAGATGTGGGTGCTGTTCCAAAAGGATACCTCTACTTTGCTATTGCCTTTTCACTTGTTGTGGAATTTATCAATATGCGAATCAGAAAAAGAGGAAATAAACAGTAG
- a CDS encoding TrmH family RNA methyltransferase: MNISNKLFQDVEYLAYLETFLTENRVERFKEVLSNRTNHITVVAEDVYQLHNTSAVMRSCEVFGVQGLHVIEQKFGKRIDKQIALGAEKWVDIHRYNSVQGSIDAIKAKGYKIVATTPHGTAQSLDKFDLSEPVAIFFGTEKSGLSPEIIEQADDYITIPMVGFTESLNISVSAAIIIQSLSTRLRESAIPWQLSEEELLAKRIDWARKSIKDIDFVTERYLENSKGKKVRAKRSKT; the protein is encoded by the coding sequence ATGAATATTTCAAACAAGCTATTTCAAGACGTTGAATACTTAGCTTATTTAGAAACTTTTTTGACAGAGAACCGAGTAGAGCGATTCAAAGAAGTTTTATCGAATCGAACCAACCATATAACGGTTGTAGCAGAAGATGTTTATCAATTGCATAATACCAGTGCTGTTATGCGTAGTTGTGAGGTATTTGGTGTGCAAGGGCTTCACGTCATTGAGCAAAAATTTGGCAAGCGAATTGATAAGCAAATCGCACTTGGAGCAGAGAAATGGGTGGATATTCATCGGTATAATTCTGTACAAGGTAGTATTGATGCAATTAAAGCAAAAGGATATAAAATAGTTGCTACAACGCCACATGGAACTGCACAAAGTTTAGATAAATTTGATTTATCAGAACCAGTAGCTATCTTTTTTGGTACAGAAAAATCGGGATTGTCGCCTGAAATTATTGAACAAGCTGATGACTATATTACGATTCCAATGGTCGGATTTACCGAAAGTTTGAATATCTCAGTTTCTGCTGCTATAATCATTCAAAGTTTATCTACGCGACTAAGAGAATCAGCTATTCCATGGCAATTGTCTGAAGAAGAACTATTGGCAAAACGAATCGATTGGGCCAGAAAATCTATTAAAGATATTGATTTTGTGACTGAACGCTATTTGGAGAATAGCAAGGGTAAAAAAGTGAGAGCGAAGCGGAGTAAAACGTAA